Proteins encoded by one window of Vigna radiata var. radiata cultivar VC1973A chromosome 5, Vradiata_ver6, whole genome shotgun sequence:
- the LOC106762173 gene encoding cryptochrome-1 isoform X3, whose product MRGGGGCSIVWFRRDLRVEDNPALAAGVRAGAVVAVFIWAPEEEGQYYPGRVSRWWLKQSLVHLDSSLRNLGTPLVTKRSTDTVSSLLEVVKSTGATQLFFNHLYDPLSLVRDHRAKEVLNAQGITVRSFNADLLYEPWDVNDVHGRPFTTFAAFWDRCLSMPYDPDSPLLPPKRIIPGDVSRCPSDTLVFEDESEKASNALLARAWSPGWSNANKALTAFINGPLIEYSINCRKADSATTSLLSPHLHFGELSVKKVFHLVRIKQLLWANEGNKASEESVNLFLKSIGLREYSRYISFNHPYSHERPLLGHLKFFPWVVNEGYFKVWRQGRTGYPLVDAGMRELWATGWLHDRIRVVVSSFFVKVLQLPWRWGMKYFWDTLLDADLESDALGWQYISGTLPDGRQFDRIDHPQFEGYKFDPNGEYVRRWLPELARLPTEWIHHPWNAPESVLQAAGIELGTNYPLPIVGIDAAKTRLQEALSEMWQLEAASRAAMENGTEEGLGDSSESIPAAFPQDTQMEETHEPVMNNHVPVGRRYLDQMVPSITSTLLRVEEEETTSDLRNSEEESSRAEVPINVDAQQNAGVTLNERILQTAHRNTQVQNNTTMEPRNVAEDSSIESSSGTRRERDGGVVPVWSPPASSYSEQFVGDENGITSGSSYLQRHPQSHQLLNCRQLPQTG is encoded by the exons ATGAGAGGTGGTGGTGGATGCAGCATAGTTTGGTTCAGAAGAGATCTGAGGGTGGAAGACAACCCTGCACTGGCGGCAGGAGTAAGAGCTGGAGCCGTGGTTGCAGTTTTCATCTGGGCACCCGAAGAAGAAGGCCAATACTACCCCGGCAGAGTCTCCAGGTGGTGGCTCAAACAAAGCTTGGTTCATCTTGATTCTTCTCTCAGGAATCTTGGCACTCCTCTTGTCACTAAGCGATCCACTGATACTGTTTCTTCTCTCCTCGAGGTTGTTAAATCCACTGGAGCCACTCAActcttttttaatcatttatatg ATCCCCTGTCGCTTGTAAGGGATCACCGAGCAAAAGAGGTTCTGAATGCTCAGGGCATAACAGTACGTTCCTTCAACGCGGATTTACTGTATGAACCGTGGGATGTGAATGATGTCCATGGTCGACCGTTCACAACTTTTGCCGCTTTTTGGGACAGATGTCTTAGCATGCCTTATGACCCAGACTCACCTCTTCTTCCTCCTAAAAGGATTATTCCAG GTGATGTGTCGAGATGCCCCAGTGACACATTGGTGTTTGAAGATGAATCAGAGAAGGCAAGCAATGCACTTCTTGCTAGAGCATGGTCACCGGGGTGGAGCAATGCTAACAAGGCATTGACAGCATTCATAAATGGTCCACTGATAGAGTACTCAATAAATTGCAGGAAGGCTGACAGTGCCACTACCTCACTTCTCTCACCCCATTTGCATTTTGGTGAGCTGAGTGTGAAGAAGGTCTTCCATCTTGTCCGCATCAAACAACTTCTGTGGGCCAACGAAGGAAACAAGGCCAGTGAAGAGAGTGTGAACTTGTTCCTTAAATCTATTGGTCTCAGAGAATATTCGAGGTACATTAGTTTCAACCACCCCTACAGTCATGAAAGGCCTCTTCTAGGCCACCTTAAGTTCTTTCCTTGGGTTGTAAATGAGGGTTATTTTAAGGTATGGAGACAAGGAAGAACTGGGTATCCTTTGGTGGATGCAGGGATGAGGGAGTTGTGGGCCACTGGTTGGCTGCATGATCGGATACGTGTTGTAGTTTCCAGTTTCTTTGTGAAGGTTCTGCAGCTTCCTTGGAGATGGGGAATGAAATATTTCTGGGACACACTTTTGGATGCCGATCTTGAGAGTGATGCTCTTGGTTGGCAGTACATATCTGGCACACTCCCTGATGGTCGTCAATTTGACCGAATAGATCATCCACAG TTTGAGGGCTATAAATTCGACCCAAATGGAGAATATGTGCGACGCTGGCTTCCAGAACTTGCAAGGTTACCTACTGAGTGGATTCATCATCCTTGGAATGCACCAGAATCAGTGCTCCAAGCTGCTGGAATTGAACTAGGAACCAACTACCCTCTTCCTATTGTGGGAATAGATGCAGCAAAAACTAGACTACAAGAGGCACTATCAGAAATGTGGCAACTAGAGGCTGCTTCTAGAGCTGCAATGGAAAACGGAACTGAGGAAGGACTTGGAGACTCCTCTGAATCAATTCCTGCTGCGTTTCCTCAAGACACGCAAATGGAGGAGACTCATGAACCTGTTATGAACAATCACGTTCCTGTTGGTAGGCGTTACCTGGATCAGATGGTTCCAAGCATCACTTCCACCCTTCTGAGAGTAGAAGAGGAAGAAACTACTTCTGATCTTCGAAACTCAGAGGAAGAGAGCAGCAGAGCTGAAGTGCCAATAAATGTAGACGCACAACAGAATGCAGGAGTTACATTGAACGAACGGATCTTGCAGACTGCTCACAGGAATACACAAGTACAAAACAATACTACAATGGAGCCGAGAAACGTAGCTGAAGATTCTAGCATAGAATCTTCAAGTGGTACCAGGAGAGAACGGGATGGAGGTGTAGTTCCAGTATGGTCTCCCCCAGCTTCCAGTTACTCAGAACAATTTGTAGGAGATGAAAATGGTATTACAAGTGGTTCCTCCTACTTGCAAAGGCATCCTCAGTCTCACCAATTACTGAATTGTAGGCAGCTACCTCAGACCGGGTAA
- the LOC106762173 gene encoding cryptochrome-1 isoform X2, with translation MRGGGGCSIVWFRRDLRVEDNPALAAGVRAGAVVAVFIWAPEEEGQYYPGRVSRWWLKQSLVHLDSSLRNLGTPLVTKRSTDTVSSLLEVVKSTGATQLFFNHLYDPLSLVRDHRAKEVLNAQGITVRSFNADLLYEPWDVNDVHGRPFTTFAAFWDRCLSMPYDPDSPLLPPKRIIPGDVSRCPSDTLVFEDESEKASNALLARAWSPGWSNANKALTAFINGPLIEYSINCRKADSATTSLLSPHLHFGELSVKKVFHLVRIKQLLWANEGNKASEESVNLFLKSIGLREYSRYISFNHPYSHERPLLGHLKFFPWVVNEGYFKVWRQGRTGYPLVDAGMRELWATGWLHDRIRVVVSSFFVKVLQLPWRWGMKYFWDTLLDADLESDALGWQYISGTLPDGRQFDRIDHPQFEGYKFDPNGEYVRRWLPELARLPTEWIHHPWNAPESVLQAAGIELGTNYPLPIVGIDAAKTRLQEALSEMWQLEAASRAAMENGTEEGLGDSSESIPAAFPQDTQMEETHEPVMNNHVPVGRRYLDQMVPSITSTLLRVEEEETTSDLRNSEEESSRAEVPINVDAQQNAGVTLNERILQTAHRNTQVQNNTTMEPRNVAEDSSIESSSGTRRERDGGVVPVWSPPASSYSEQFVGDENGITSGSSYLQRHPQSHQLLNCRQLPQTG, from the exons ATGAGAGGTGGTGGTGGATGCAGCATAGTTTGGTTCAGAAGAGATCTGAGGGTGGAAGACAACCCTGCACTGGCGGCAGGAGTAAGAGCTGGAGCCGTGGTTGCAGTTTTCATCTGGGCACCCGAAGAAGAAGGCCAATACTACCCCGGCAGAGTCTCCAGGTGGTGGCTCAAACAAAGCTTGGTTCATCTTGATTCTTCTCTCAGGAATCTTGGCACTCCTCTTGTCACTAAGCGATCCACTGATACTGTTTCTTCTCTCCTCGAGGTTGTTAAATCCACTGGAGCCACTCAActcttttttaatcatttatatg ATCCCCTGTCGCTTGTAAGGGATCACCGAGCAAAAGAGGTTCTGAATGCTCAGGGCATAACAGTACGTTCCTTCAACGCGGATTTACTGTATGAACCGTGGGATGTGAATGATGTCCATGGTCGACCGTTCACAACTTTTGCCGCTTTTTGGGACAGATGTCTTAGCATGCCTTATGACCCAGACTCACCTCTTCTTCCTCCTAAAAGGATTATTCCAG GTGATGTGTCGAGATGCCCCAGTGACACATTGGTGTTTGAAGATGAATCAGAGAAGGCAAGCAATGCACTTCTTGCTAGAGCATGGTCACCGGGGTGGAGCAATGCTAACAAGGCATTGACAGCATTCATAAATGGTCCACTGATAGAGTACTCAATAAATTGCAGGAAGGCTGACAGTGCCACTACCTCACTTCTCTCACCCCATTTGCATTTTGGTGAGCTGAGTGTGAAGAAGGTCTTCCATCTTGTCCGCATCAAACAACTTCTGTGGGCCAACGAAGGAAACAAGGCCAGTGAAGAGAGTGTGAACTTGTTCCTTAAATCTATTGGTCTCAGAGAATATTCGAGGTACATTAGTTTCAACCACCCCTACAGTCATGAAAGGCCTCTTCTAGGCCACCTTAAGTTCTTTCCTTGGGTTGTAAATGAGGGTTATTTTAAGGTATGGAGACAAGGAAGAACTGGGTATCCTTTGGTGGATGCAGGGATGAGGGAGTTGTGGGCCACTGGTTGGCTGCATGATCGGATACGTGTTGTAGTTTCCAGTTTCTTTGTGAAGGTTCTGCAGCTTCCTTGGAGATGGGGAATGAAATATTTCTGGGACACACTTTTGGATGCCGATCTTGAGAGTGATGCTCTTGGTTGGCAGTACATATCTGGCACACTCCCTGATGGTCGTCAATTTGACCGAATAGATCATCCACAG TTTGAGGGCTATAAATTCGACCCAAATGGAGAATATGTGCGACGCTGGCTTCCAGAACTTGCAAGGTTACCTACTGAGTGGATTCATCATCCTTGGAATGCACCAGAATCAGTGCTCCAAGCTGCTGGAATTGAACTAGGAACCAACTACCCTCTTCCTATTGTGGGAATAGATGCAGCAAAAACTAGACTACAAGAGGCACTATCAGAAATGTGGCAACTAGAGGCTGCTTCTAGAGCTGCAATGGAAAACGGAACTGAGGAAGGACTTGGAGACTCCTCTGAATCAATTCCTGCTGCGTTTCCTCAAGACACGCAAATGGAGGAGACTCATGAACCTGTTATGAACAATCACGTTCCTGTTGGTAGGCGTTACCTGGATCAGATGGTTCCAAGCATCACTTCCACCCTTCTGAGAGTAGAAGAGGAAGAAACTACTTCTGATCTTCGAAACTCAGAGGAAGAGAGCAGCAGAGCTGAAGTGCCAATAAATGTAGACGCACAACAGAATGCAGGAGTTACATTGAACGAACGGATCTTGCAGACTGCTCACAGGAATACACAAGTACAAAACAATACTACAATGGAGCCGAGAAACGTAGCTGAAGATTCTAGCATAGAATCTTCAAGTGGTACCAGGAGAGAACGGGATGGAGGTGTAGTTCCAGTATGGTCTCCCCCAGCTTCCAGTTACTCAGAACAATTTGTAGGAGATGAAAATGGTATTACAAGTGGTTCCTCCTACTTGCAAAGGCATCCTCAGTCTCACCAATTACTGAATTGTAGGCAGCTACCTCAGACCGG TTAA
- the LOC106762173 gene encoding cryptochrome-1 isoform X1: MRGGGGCSIVWFRRDLRVEDNPALAAGVRAGAVVAVFIWAPEEEGQYYPGRVSRWWLKQSLVHLDSSLRNLGTPLVTKRSTDTVSSLLEVVKSTGATQLFFNHLYDPLSLVRDHRAKEVLNAQGITVRSFNADLLYEPWDVNDVHGRPFTTFAAFWDRCLSMPYDPDSPLLPPKRIIPGDVSRCPSDTLVFEDESEKASNALLARAWSPGWSNANKALTAFINGPLIEYSINCRKADSATTSLLSPHLHFGELSVKKVFHLVRIKQLLWANEGNKASEESVNLFLKSIGLREYSRYISFNHPYSHERPLLGHLKFFPWVVNEGYFKVWRQGRTGYPLVDAGMRELWATGWLHDRIRVVVSSFFVKVLQLPWRWGMKYFWDTLLDADLESDALGWQYISGTLPDGRQFDRIDHPQFEGYKFDPNGEYVRRWLPELARLPTEWIHHPWNAPESVLQAAGIELGTNYPLPIVGIDAAKTRLQEALSEMWQLEAASRAAMENGTEEGLGDSSESIPAAFPQDTQMEETHEPVMNNHVPVGRRYLDQMVPSITSTLLRVEEEETTSDLRNSEEESSRAEVPINVDAQQNAGVTLNERILQTAHRNTQVQNNTTMEPRNVAEDSSIESSSGTRRERDGGVVPVWSPPASSYSEQFVGDENGITSGSSYLQRHPQSHQLLNCRQLPQTG; this comes from the exons ATGAGAGGTGGTGGTGGATGCAGCATAGTTTGGTTCAGAAGAGATCTGAGGGTGGAAGACAACCCTGCACTGGCGGCAGGAGTAAGAGCTGGAGCCGTGGTTGCAGTTTTCATCTGGGCACCCGAAGAAGAAGGCCAATACTACCCCGGCAGAGTCTCCAGGTGGTGGCTCAAACAAAGCTTGGTTCATCTTGATTCTTCTCTCAGGAATCTTGGCACTCCTCTTGTCACTAAGCGATCCACTGATACTGTTTCTTCTCTCCTCGAGGTTGTTAAATCCACTGGAGCCACTCAActcttttttaatcatttatatg ATCCCCTGTCGCTTGTAAGGGATCACCGAGCAAAAGAGGTTCTGAATGCTCAGGGCATAACAGTACGTTCCTTCAACGCGGATTTACTGTATGAACCGTGGGATGTGAATGATGTCCATGGTCGACCGTTCACAACTTTTGCCGCTTTTTGGGACAGATGTCTTAGCATGCCTTATGACCCAGACTCACCTCTTCTTCCTCCTAAAAGGATTATTCCAG GTGATGTGTCGAGATGCCCCAGTGACACATTGGTGTTTGAAGATGAATCAGAGAAGGCAAGCAATGCACTTCTTGCTAGAGCATGGTCACCGGGGTGGAGCAATGCTAACAAGGCATTGACAGCATTCATAAATGGTCCACTGATAGAGTACTCAATAAATTGCAGGAAGGCTGACAGTGCCACTACCTCACTTCTCTCACCCCATTTGCATTTTGGTGAGCTGAGTGTGAAGAAGGTCTTCCATCTTGTCCGCATCAAACAACTTCTGTGGGCCAACGAAGGAAACAAGGCCAGTGAAGAGAGTGTGAACTTGTTCCTTAAATCTATTGGTCTCAGAGAATATTCGAGGTACATTAGTTTCAACCACCCCTACAGTCATGAAAGGCCTCTTCTAGGCCACCTTAAGTTCTTTCCTTGGGTTGTAAATGAGGGTTATTTTAAGGTATGGAGACAAGGAAGAACTGGGTATCCTTTGGTGGATGCAGGGATGAGGGAGTTGTGGGCCACTGGTTGGCTGCATGATCGGATACGTGTTGTAGTTTCCAGTTTCTTTGTGAAGGTTCTGCAGCTTCCTTGGAGATGGGGAATGAAATATTTCTGGGACACACTTTTGGATGCCGATCTTGAGAGTGATGCTCTTGGTTGGCAGTACATATCTGGCACACTCCCTGATGGTCGTCAATTTGACCGAATAGATCATCCACAG TTTGAGGGCTATAAATTCGACCCAAATGGAGAATATGTGCGACGCTGGCTTCCAGAACTTGCAAGGTTACCTACTGAGTGGATTCATCATCCTTGGAATGCACCAGAATCAGTGCTCCAAGCTGCTGGAATTGAACTAGGAACCAACTACCCTCTTCCTATTGTGGGAATAGATGCAGCAAAAACTAGACTACAAGAGGCACTATCAGAAATGTGGCAACTAGAGGCTGCTTCTAGAGCTGCAATGGAAAACGGAACTGAGGAAGGACTTGGAGACTCCTCTGAATCAATTCCTGCTGCGTTTCCTCAAGACACGCAAATGGAGGAGACTCATGAACCTGTTATGAACAATCACGTTCCTGTTGGTAGGCGTTACCTGGATCAGATGGTTCCAAGCATCACTTCCACCCTTCTGAGAGTAGAAGAGGAAGAAACTACTTCTGATCTTCGAAACTCAGAGGAAGAGAGCAGCAGAGCTGAAGTGCCAATAAATGTAGACGCACAACAGAATGCAGGAGTTACATTGAACGAACGGATCTTGCAGACTGCTCACAGGAATACACAAGTACAAAACAATACTACAATGGAGCCGAGAAACGTAGCTGAAGATTCTAGCATAGAATCTTCAAGTGGTACCAGGAGAGAACGGGATGGAGGTGTAGTTCCAGTATGGTCTCCCCCAGCTTCCAGTTACTCAGAACAATTTGTAGGAGATGAAAATGGTATTACAAGTGGTTCCTCCTACTTGCAAAGGCATCCTCAGTCTCACCAATTACTGAATTGTAGGCAGCTACCTCAGACCGG GTAA